A genomic segment from Alteribacillus bidgolensis encodes:
- a CDS encoding SDR family NAD(P)-dependent oxidoreductase codes for MNLARFFQLEGKKVIITGASKGIGKEIALQLAGLGADLALTARDERELDAVKKQIETYGGNAEIFPFDLMNTEKIPDLVKSIHQEFGQIDVLINNAGINITKPAAEINEVDWDKVIDLNMKSAFFISQAVGKYMIAQKQGKIINMSSQMALVGYYNRAPYCSSKGGVSQMTKALAIEWASHQVNVNAIAPTFIETPMTAPMFEDEEFRKEVLSRIPLGRLAKTEDLMGAILYLASDSSNMVTGQTLAVDGGWTVW; via the coding sequence TTGAATCTAGCCCGGTTTTTTCAGCTTGAAGGTAAAAAAGTTATTATTACCGGAGCGAGTAAAGGAATAGGAAAAGAAATTGCGCTTCAGCTTGCCGGCCTGGGAGCTGACTTAGCATTAACAGCAAGAGATGAAAGAGAACTTGATGCCGTAAAAAAGCAAATAGAAACGTATGGAGGAAATGCAGAAATTTTTCCTTTTGATTTGATGAACACAGAGAAAATCCCTGATTTAGTTAAAAGCATCCATCAAGAGTTTGGACAAATAGATGTACTCATAAATAATGCAGGCATTAATATCACAAAACCAGCTGCTGAAATAAATGAAGTAGATTGGGATAAAGTAATTGATTTAAATATGAAAAGTGCTTTTTTTATAAGCCAGGCAGTTGGAAAATATATGATTGCTCAAAAACAAGGGAAAATTATAAACATGTCTTCTCAAATGGCTCTAGTAGGCTATTATAATCGCGCTCCGTATTGCTCTAGCAAGGGAGGGGTCTCCCAAATGACAAAGGCATTAGCTATCGAATGGGCATCTCACCAGGTAAACGTGAACGCAATTGCGCCAACCTTTATAGAAACGCCAATGACAGCCCCTATGTTTGAGGATGAAGAGTTCAGAAAAGAGGTTTTATCACGTATTCCTTTAGGGCGGCTGGCAAAAACAGAGGACTTAATGGGAGCGATATTGTATTTAGCTTCAGATTCTTCAAATATGGTTACTGGCCAGACGTTAGCTGTAGATGGCGGATGGACAGTTTGGTAA
- a CDS encoding ester cyclase: MKNENNGNEEKMSRQPQKNDTSNEKSSDKGVIPQTVTEKASNHELDNLVYYADSNNVNAVDSKDDDDYLSIPEKDLKKQSMNGFGDYHNIVDYIVRITRQIWKEKDIGLIYDTYSHGVQIHRGLINSHGVNEVISGTLQTLQAFPDRTGLGWSVIWSGNDEDGYFTSHRGRSVATNLGDTLYGPATGKRVVFRTTADCLIHENKIYEEWLVMDTFHLVQQLGFDPIEIAKRTAKQTEKLAPPLKFGTAETAEEGLAPKKYIPKFQGFEIGDFILEMFNKVWERRSFNYVKNFYEDNAVIHYVCNKDLVGHSEIQGMFISLFASIPNGKVIVERVTCNKKGSDKDWDVAVRWRIQGIHGGIGYFGDPSGKPIEINGMNHFKVRNEKIQEEWMLFDGMEVLRQIYSGEEEETTDSEENFTSEDGNFTGVS, from the coding sequence GTGAAGAACGAAAATAATGGAAATGAGGAAAAAATGAGCAGGCAGCCGCAAAAAAATGATACTTCTAATGAAAAATCATCGGATAAAGGTGTTATACCTCAAACAGTTACCGAAAAAGCCTCCAATCACGAACTTGATAACCTGGTTTATTATGCAGATAGTAATAATGTAAACGCGGTCGATTCAAAAGATGATGACGATTACTTGAGTATTCCAGAAAAAGATCTTAAAAAGCAAAGCATGAATGGCTTTGGTGACTACCATAATATTGTTGATTATATAGTTAGGATTACTAGGCAAATTTGGAAAGAAAAAGATATTGGGTTAATATACGATACCTACAGCCACGGCGTACAAATACACCGAGGTTTAATAAACAGTCATGGTGTGAACGAAGTTATTTCTGGAACGCTGCAAACGTTGCAGGCTTTCCCTGATAGAACAGGTCTAGGCTGGAGTGTTATTTGGTCCGGAAATGACGAGGATGGCTATTTTACCTCTCATAGAGGTCGTTCAGTAGCTACGAATTTAGGGGATACGTTATATGGACCGGCTACAGGAAAAAGAGTGGTGTTTAGAACCACAGCTGATTGCTTAATCCATGAAAACAAGATCTACGAAGAGTGGCTGGTAATGGATACATTCCATCTCGTTCAGCAGTTAGGATTTGATCCCATTGAAATTGCAAAAAGAACGGCTAAGCAAACAGAGAAACTAGCTCCTCCCCTGAAATTCGGTACTGCCGAAACAGCGGAAGAAGGGTTAGCGCCAAAGAAGTATATTCCTAAGTTCCAAGGATTTGAAATTGGAGATTTTATTCTTGAGATGTTTAATAAAGTTTGGGAAAGAAGATCATTTAATTATGTAAAAAATTTTTATGAAGACAATGCAGTCATTCATTATGTGTGCAACAAAGATTTAGTAGGGCACAGCGAAATTCAAGGAATGTTCATTAGTTTGTTTGCTTCTATACCGAATGGAAAGGTCATCGTTGAAAGAGTAACCTGCAACAAAAAAGGATCAGATAAAGATTGGGATGTAGCAGTACGCTGGAGGATTCAGGGAATACATGGAGGTATCGGCTACTTCGGTGATCCAAGTGGTAAACCTATTGAAATCAATGGAATGAATCACTTTAAAGTTAGAAATGAAAAAATCCAAGAAGAGTGGATGCTCTTTGACGGAATGGAAGTACTAAGACAAATTTACTCTGGGGAAGAGGAAGAAACAACCGATAGCGAAGAGAATTTTACTTCAGAAGATGGAAATTTCACAGGAGTATCTTAA
- a CDS encoding HpcH/HpaI aldolase family protein, with the protein MQKNKVKEKLKKGELTVGVITSLYSSALIEMLGYAGYDFIVIDDEHGAYSWSEIEELIRTSLLVDLVPIVRTNYDQSSIQKALDRGAFGIQVPMVNTKQDAEIVVERAKYPPKGKRGTAFSMRAGGYGYKSGKEFMDIADENTFISVQIETPEGVENFEEIINVPGIDMVFIGPTDLSVNMGYKNGSNNPEVQKTISELYKKSKKAGMPVGTIASSKGSIKEQINNGASFVSVVLTTVIKNALDEVNQEHLL; encoded by the coding sequence GTGCAAAAAAATAAAGTAAAAGAGAAATTGAAAAAAGGGGAACTTACCGTCGGGGTAATCACCAGCCTTTATTCTTCAGCTCTTATTGAAATGCTGGGTTATGCGGGATATGATTTCATTGTTATTGATGATGAGCATGGGGCATATAGCTGGTCGGAAATTGAAGAGCTCATCCGTACTTCTTTATTAGTAGATCTCGTTCCGATTGTTAGGACAAATTATGATCAATCAAGTATTCAAAAAGCACTAGACCGGGGAGCTTTTGGTATTCAAGTGCCTATGGTCAATACAAAACAAGATGCTGAAATTGTTGTGGAACGAGCGAAATATCCTCCCAAGGGAAAAAGAGGAACGGCTTTCTCCATGCGGGCAGGCGGTTATGGGTATAAGAGCGGAAAAGAATTTATGGATATAGCGGATGAAAATACCTTCATTTCTGTTCAAATTGAAACACCAGAAGGAGTAGAGAATTTTGAAGAAATTATAAACGTGCCTGGCATTGATATGGTATTTATTGGTCCTACCGATTTATCAGTAAATATGGGTTATAAAAATGGGAGCAATAATCCTGAGGTTCAAAAAACAATTAGTGAATTATATAAAAAAAGTAAAAAAGCCGGGATGCCTGTGGGAACGATTGCTTCTTCAAAAGGCAGCATAAAGGAACAAATCAACAACGGAGCCTCTTTCGTCTCTGTTGTTCTAACAACTGTTATTAAGAATGCGCTGGATGAAGTAAATCAAGAGCATTTATTATAA
- the hisD gene encoding histidinol dehydrogenase produces the protein MKFLKKAEEPVESGSEEVEKIVKDIISNIKTRGDAAVKEYEEKLSQSVRPLKLEEKEIEESISTLSFEEKKLIDRVVDRVSAFAEAQLECLKPMEKEFGEGIKMGHRILPVEKVGAYVPGGRFPLLSSGPMVVAPAKAAGAKQIVACSPANYHGSIHPAVLYGLRCSGATDIFAIGGAQAIAAMAVGTESVPEVDVISGPGNRFVAEAKRQVFGKVGIDLIAGPSEVLVLADESAEPKVCAADLLAQAEHDPHARAILVSTSKGTAEKTIQEVDKFLKDFSETSPAHDSWEKMGEVIIAESLEESIDICNDYAIEHLHVHMDNSRQLMDRLKNYGSLFLDHDSSVVFSDKVSGTNHTLPTQRAARYTGGLWAGSYVKVVTHQEIKGAGVDLLADHAVKQSGIEGLEGHRLSAEVRMPENR, from the coding sequence ATGAAATTTTTAAAAAAGGCTGAGGAGCCAGTAGAATCTGGTTCAGAAGAAGTAGAAAAAATAGTAAAAGATATTATTTCAAATATAAAAACTAGAGGTGATGCTGCCGTAAAAGAATATGAAGAAAAATTGAGTCAATCTGTTCGTCCTTTGAAATTGGAAGAGAAGGAAATCGAAGAAAGCATAAGCACACTTTCATTTGAGGAAAAAAAGCTAATTGACCGTGTAGTAGACAGGGTTTCGGCTTTTGCAGAGGCTCAACTTGAATGCTTGAAGCCGATGGAAAAAGAATTTGGGGAAGGGATAAAAATGGGACATCGAATCCTGCCAGTAGAAAAAGTGGGAGCCTATGTTCCAGGAGGGCGTTTTCCTCTTCTCTCATCCGGTCCTATGGTAGTCGCACCGGCAAAAGCAGCAGGTGCTAAGCAGATCGTAGCCTGCAGTCCGGCAAATTACCACGGGAGCATACATCCTGCCGTTTTATACGGACTTCGTTGTTCAGGAGCTACGGATATCTTTGCAATCGGAGGAGCACAAGCTATAGCTGCGATGGCTGTGGGAACAGAATCAGTTCCGGAAGTAGATGTCATTTCAGGGCCGGGGAATCGGTTTGTTGCAGAAGCAAAGCGGCAGGTCTTTGGTAAAGTAGGTATAGATTTAATAGCAGGGCCAAGTGAAGTACTCGTTTTGGCAGATGAATCAGCTGAACCCAAAGTTTGTGCAGCCGATCTTTTAGCACAGGCAGAGCATGACCCTCATGCCAGGGCTATTTTAGTTTCAACCTCTAAAGGTACAGCAGAAAAGACCATACAGGAAGTTGATAAGTTTCTAAAAGACTTCTCAGAAACCTCTCCTGCTCATGATTCTTGGGAGAAAATGGGGGAGGTCATCATAGCAGAGTCGTTAGAAGAAAGCATAGATATCTGCAACGATTATGCCATCGAACATCTCCATGTTCACATGGACAATAGCAGACAGTTAATGGATCGTCTTAAAAATTACGGCTCTTTATTTCTGGACCATGATAGTTCTGTCGTGTTTTCAGATAAAGTATCCGGGACCAATCATACATTACCAACACAACGAGCTGCCAGGTACACAGGAGGTCTGTGGGCAGGAAGCTATGTCAAAGTAGTAACTCACCAAGAGATAAAAGGAGCAGGTGTTGATTTATTGGCCGATCATGCTGTGAAGCAATCTGGTATTGAAGGGTTAGAAGGTCATCGTTTGTCGGCGGAAGTACGAATGCCTGAAAATCGGTAG
- a CDS encoding amidase: MDQMTISEIIQGYKQKTFSPGEITTFYLQRIKSLDHYYSAFITVPEDEVLARTEISEKKLKLDDDMHLLEGIPVTYKDIINTKGIRTTNGSQLEKEYIPRENAEVVKTLNDAGAINIGKVNLHEYAFGITSDNPFYGSVKNPWNTKRIAGGSSGGSAAAVAANFCLTSIGTDTAGSIRIPAACTGVLGIKPTYGMIDVKGIFPLSWTLDHAGPIAQNAEDLSIVMQALTKKSYQVSERENLKGFRVGIPKQYFNVNLDPAVSKQYYKALKDIERLGADLIEVDVSFIQDVLNTARNIATPEVGYVHKERVKSSLELYSNEAKKVFERSRKTGAHEYIDALQQRRKMTAEVTNLFGEIDVLITPTVPHLPVEIGTKYVELKGTKEAIDDSMIRNTCVFNITGHPALSIPCGLSDDNIPVGLQLIGNYYEERKLLELASIYEKAYLQPFYLQRSGIC; the protein is encoded by the coding sequence ATGGATCAAATGACAATTTCAGAAATTATTCAAGGGTATAAACAAAAAACTTTTTCACCTGGAGAAATTACTACATTCTACTTACAAAGAATTAAATCATTAGATCATTATTATTCTGCTTTCATTACTGTACCAGAAGACGAAGTCCTGGCACGAACGGAGATATCCGAAAAAAAACTCAAGCTAGATGACGATATGCATCTGCTTGAGGGTATCCCGGTAACCTATAAAGACATCATTAATACGAAAGGGATTAGAACAACCAATGGATCTCAGTTAGAAAAAGAGTATATTCCCAGAGAAAACGCTGAAGTTGTAAAAACATTAAATGACGCAGGGGCAATTAATATCGGAAAAGTAAATCTTCATGAATATGCTTTTGGTATTACTTCTGATAACCCTTTTTATGGAAGCGTTAAAAATCCATGGAACACAAAACGGATTGCTGGTGGTTCGAGTGGAGGATCAGCAGCTGCAGTAGCTGCTAATTTCTGTCTAACTTCTATTGGAACGGATACAGCTGGTTCTATTAGAATACCAGCAGCTTGTACAGGAGTGCTTGGAATAAAACCTACGTATGGAATGATCGATGTAAAAGGGATTTTTCCTCTTTCGTGGACACTTGACCACGCAGGTCCCATCGCTCAGAATGCAGAGGATTTATCCATAGTGATGCAGGCTCTTACGAAAAAGAGCTATCAAGTCTCTGAAAGGGAAAATCTTAAAGGTTTTCGGGTTGGAATTCCTAAGCAATATTTTAATGTTAATTTAGATCCTGCAGTAAGCAAACAATACTATAAGGCTTTGAAGGATATAGAAAGATTAGGCGCCGATTTAATAGAAGTAGATGTATCCTTTATACAAGATGTCTTAAATACTGCAAGAAATATTGCAACACCCGAGGTAGGATATGTTCATAAGGAACGAGTAAAAAGTTCGTTAGAATTATATAGTAATGAAGCTAAGAAGGTATTTGAAAGAAGCAGAAAAACAGGGGCACACGAATACATTGATGCGTTGCAGCAAAGAAGAAAAATGACAGCGGAGGTAACGAATCTTTTTGGAGAAATAGATGTTTTAATAACTCCCACAGTTCCTCATCTTCCTGTCGAAATCGGCACAAAATATGTGGAGCTGAAAGGGACTAAAGAAGCAATTGATGATTCTATGATCCGTAATACCTGTGTTTTTAATATAACAGGTCATCCAGCTTTATCGATTCCATGTGGATTGTCAGATGATAATATTCCAGTGGGCCTTCAGTTAATAGGAAATTATTACGAAGAAAGAAAACTGCTTGAATTAGCGTCCATTTACGAGAAGGCGTATCTTCAGCCATTTTATTTGCAGCGTTCAGGTATATGTTAG
- a CDS encoding alpha/beta fold hydrolase, translating into MEPIVLIPGTLCDEKLWEHQKRSFSHFTDVYVADISKGRSVAAMASRILDEFPTRFALAGLSLGGIVAMEIMKQQPDRVTRLALLDTNPHAAADEQIQTWKSQQRMLDNNQFDEVITHQFIPPLLHNKKSDEHTVSLIKGMCERIGLTGFSNQLYANMNRPDGMKVLSAISCPVLIAAGKQDALCSMEMHEEMADEIPHSTLIFIDNCGHLSTIDQPEALTAVMHYWLQENRREE; encoded by the coding sequence ATGGAACCAATTGTTTTAATTCCGGGTACGCTGTGTGACGAAAAACTGTGGGAACATCAAAAACGAAGCTTTTCTCATTTCACAGATGTTTATGTTGCAGATATTTCCAAAGGTAGGTCGGTAGCAGCGATGGCATCAAGAATACTCGATGAATTTCCAACCAGATTCGCCTTAGCTGGTTTATCTCTTGGTGGGATCGTGGCGATGGAAATAATGAAACAACAGCCTGATAGAGTAACAAGGCTTGCATTACTAGATACAAATCCACATGCAGCAGCAGATGAACAAATACAGACGTGGAAAAGTCAACAGAGAATGTTAGATAATAATCAATTTGATGAAGTAATCACTCATCAATTTATTCCACCGCTATTGCATAACAAAAAAAGCGATGAACATACGGTTTCGCTGATAAAAGGTATGTGTGAACGTATTGGCCTAACAGGGTTTTCGAACCAGCTATATGCAAATATGAATCGACCTGATGGAATGAAAGTACTCTCTGCCATTTCCTGCCCAGTTCTTATTGCAGCAGGTAAGCAGGATGCCTTGTGTTCTATGGAAATGCACGAGGAGATGGCAGATGAAATACCTCATTCTACATTGATATTTATAGATAATTGCGGCCATTTAAGTACTATTGACCAACCCGAAGCATTAACTGCAGTCATGCATTATTGGCTTCAAGAGAACAGGAGGGAAGAATAA
- a CDS encoding carbohydrate ABC transporter permease yields the protein MNNKYFKYIILAPAVILIGLTTLFPLIRSLWISLHEWDLTKSIEIGEFVGLGNFIYAFSDENFWNSVMVTLIFTVCTVFVTITLGIAVGLLLSKEKRHLSFLRAVLIIPFALSPALVGYSWRFMLNPDYGLFDKLIGFFIPPLADMVWLGTPQTALAALISVAVWIWLPFMSLMFISGLMGMPKEVFEAAKIDGANSFQTLFRITIPMLQPIILIAAILMTMFALKQFDPIVTLTQGGPGNSTEVLNFMIYNTSFRYFEMGYGAALGYILAMITIGFVLIYMRKLVKGDEWS from the coding sequence ATGAATAACAAATATTTCAAGTATATTATATTAGCTCCGGCGGTTATTCTTATCGGGCTTACAACGTTATTTCCGCTTATAAGGTCATTATGGATCAGCCTTCACGAATGGGACTTAACAAAATCAATTGAAATTGGTGAATTTGTAGGATTAGGAAATTTTATATATGCGTTTTCAGATGAAAATTTTTGGAATAGTGTAATGGTTACATTAATATTTACCGTATGTACGGTTTTTGTCACTATAACGCTTGGTATAGCAGTTGGATTACTTCTTAGTAAGGAGAAGCGGCATTTATCCTTTCTTCGTGCGGTGTTAATTATCCCGTTTGCATTAAGTCCAGCTCTTGTGGGTTATTCGTGGCGGTTTATGCTAAACCCGGATTACGGTTTATTTGATAAGTTAATAGGTTTCTTTATTCCGCCTCTTGCTGATATGGTTTGGCTTGGTACACCCCAAACAGCGTTAGCCGCACTCATCTCAGTAGCGGTGTGGATATGGCTGCCATTTATGAGTCTTATGTTTATAAGTGGATTAATGGGCATGCCAAAAGAAGTATTTGAGGCAGCTAAAATCGATGGAGCTAATTCTTTTCAAACCCTTTTTAGAATCACTATACCTATGTTGCAGCCAATCATTTTAATTGCTGCTATTTTAATGACAATGTTTGCACTGAAACAGTTTGATCCAATTGTTACATTGACCCAGGGGGGACCTGGTAACTCAACCGAAGTGCTAAACTTTATGATCTACAATACTTCCTTTCGTTATTTTGAAATGGGTTATGGTGCTGCATTAGGGTATATTTTAGCAATGATAACCATTGGGTTTGTTCTAATATACATGCGAAAGCTAGTGAAAGGAGATGAGTGGAGCTAA
- a CDS encoding ABC transporter substrate-binding protein translates to MIKKRWSFFVWTMAGALFLSACSNDSSDVSETDPEDLEGETVTVAVSEGDIGQFNAWEARSEEFTEETGIEVEFIGIPYDNLLDRITAEGISGESSFDLVTHLDVMGASINQFLEPLDDYAEADDYDFDRFPSSSLELSTFDGSVRSLPARANVQLLFYREDIFDDLGLEAPETWGDLEEAGNEITENTDLYGITPYYQSGNNGQNLYMWTSYLWSNGGDIFDENMKPIFKNQEGVEATQRYVDLLLEEEIAPPGSVTFGEQESRTHFRQGESAMWIGWWWVYSEFNSSDGAAEEVAGNVKFTTVPTWENENASNSNVSTFPIGMMETSENKAAAWEFLKWLTEPELERDIVYDSLTEESPSNQFSTDISQTENFRDEELNELADNFFNVGGDAFEAAKTLPTFPEWPQVSDILDSAINDMARGESVEDRLEEAAEDVEQLLEEEGYYE, encoded by the coding sequence ATGATTAAAAAGAGATGGTCATTCTTTGTATGGACAATGGCAGGTGCTCTCTTTTTGAGCGCATGTAGTAATGATTCATCAGATGTATCAGAGACGGATCCGGAAGACCTGGAGGGAGAAACTGTCACAGTAGCAGTTTCTGAAGGTGATATAGGTCAATTTAATGCTTGGGAAGCAAGAAGCGAAGAATTCACAGAAGAAACAGGCATAGAAGTAGAGTTTATTGGTATCCCTTATGATAATCTACTGGACAGAATAACGGCAGAAGGAATATCTGGTGAAAGTTCATTTGATCTAGTTACACATTTAGATGTGATGGGGGCCTCCATTAACCAATTCCTTGAGCCGCTTGATGATTATGCCGAGGCAGATGATTATGATTTTGATAGATTTCCATCTTCTTCATTAGAATTATCAACATTCGATGGAAGTGTCCGCAGTCTGCCGGCAAGAGCAAACGTACAATTATTATTTTACCGTGAAGATATTTTTGATGACTTAGGGCTGGAGGCTCCTGAAACTTGGGGAGACCTTGAAGAAGCAGGGAATGAAATTACAGAAAATACTGATTTATATGGAATCACTCCATATTATCAATCAGGCAATAATGGACAGAATCTTTACATGTGGACCTCTTATTTGTGGAGTAATGGCGGAGATATTTTTGATGAGAACATGAAACCTATTTTTAAGAATCAGGAAGGCGTCGAAGCAACACAAAGATATGTAGACTTACTATTGGAAGAAGAAATTGCTCCACCTGGTTCTGTGACATTTGGTGAGCAAGAGTCGCGAACACATTTCCGTCAGGGAGAATCAGCCATGTGGATAGGCTGGTGGTGGGTGTACTCTGAATTTAACAGCAGTGACGGTGCTGCTGAAGAAGTAGCGGGTAACGTTAAGTTCACCACCGTTCCTACATGGGAAAACGAAAATGCCTCAAATTCTAATGTTTCTACTTTTCCAATCGGGATGATGGAGACATCAGAAAATAAAGCAGCTGCATGGGAGTTTTTAAAGTGGTTAACTGAACCAGAACTAGAAAGGGACATTGTATATGATTCTTTAACGGAAGAAAGTCCGTCCAACCAATTTTCAACCGACATTTCCCAGACAGAAAACTTTAGGGATGAAGAATTAAATGAGCTTGCAGACAACTTTTTCAATGTTGGAGGAGATGCATTTGAAGCGGCAAAAACATTGCCTACCTTTCCAGAATGGCCTCAAGTATCAGATATTTTAGACAGTGCGATTAATGATATGGCAAGAGGCGAATCTGTGGAAGATAGATTAGAAGAGGCTGCAGAGGATGTTGAGCAGCTTTTAGAAGAGGAAGGGTACTACGAATAA
- a CDS encoding carbohydrate ABC transporter permease, whose product MTEETRRFIRRTTSSLLENIGVLLIVVFLFLPIFWIFLTAFKPPQEVFTLSVIFEPTLDNFRTVFGSAYNFGNYYMNSTIVVAVTLLITIPVSIMAAYSISRFQLPGKNLFMFAILATQFIPLIVNVIPFFVMFRNWGILDTTLALIIVNLGHTIPYAIWLIKGFIDNIPKDMEEAGMIDGAGRLRVIWHILLPMAKPGIITATVFCFVITWNEFMFALILTNQEAVTLPVALSYFVGQDGVIWNEMAAAGMVYVLPTIIFMLIVRKQFVLGMSSGGLK is encoded by the coding sequence ATGACTGAAGAAACAAGAAGATTTATACGTCGAACCACTTCATCTCTTCTAGAGAATATAGGTGTTCTTCTTATCGTCGTTTTTCTGTTCTTGCCTATATTTTGGATCTTTCTAACTGCATTTAAGCCGCCGCAGGAAGTTTTTACTTTGAGTGTCATTTTTGAACCGACCTTGGATAATTTCCGGACAGTATTTGGTTCTGCTTATAACTTTGGCAACTATTATATGAACAGCACTATCGTCGTAGCAGTAACTTTGCTTATTACAATCCCGGTTAGTATTATGGCTGCTTATAGTATTTCAAGATTTCAGCTTCCTGGTAAAAATCTTTTTATGTTTGCGATTTTAGCTACTCAGTTCATTCCTTTAATTGTAAATGTCATTCCGTTTTTTGTGATGTTTAGGAATTGGGGGATTCTTGATACAACATTAGCGCTTATCATTGTAAATTTAGGACATACCATTCCATATGCGATTTGGTTGATTAAAGGCTTTATCGACAACATTCCAAAAGATATGGAAGAAGCAGGAATGATAGATGGAGCCGGTCGTTTAAGAGTTATTTGGCACATCTTACTGCCAATGGCAAAACCCGGTATTATTACAGCTACGGTGTTTTGTTTTGTTATCACGTGGAATGAATTCATGTTTGCGTTAATCTTAACAAATCAAGAAGCGGTAACGTTACCTGTTGCACTATCTTATTTTGTTGGACAGGATGGTGTAATTTGGAACGAAATGGCTGCTGCTGGTATGGTCTACGTCCTTCCGACAATTATTTTCATGTTAATTGTTAGAAAGCAATTTGTCTTGGGCATGAGTTCCGGGGGATTAAAATAA
- a CDS encoding NADPH-dependent FMN reductase: MQKIAIIIGSTRPGRNGEEIARWVHKIAKQRADADFEIVDIADYDLPLLDEPMSPASGQYTKPHTKKWSRKIASFDGYIFVTPEYNHATSGALKNAIDYLYNEWNNKAAGFVGYGAAGGISAVENLRLIMGELQVADVRAQVRLSLFTDFENFSDFKPASHQVSSVDTMMDQVIAWSDALSILRNK, translated from the coding sequence ATGCAAAAAATAGCTATCATCATCGGAAGCACAAGACCGGGACGAAATGGTGAGGAGATCGCCAGGTGGGTGCACAAAATTGCAAAGCAGCGAGCTGATGCCGATTTTGAGATTGTCGATATTGCAGACTATGATCTTCCCCTGCTGGATGAGCCGATGTCTCCGGCTTCGGGTCAATATACCAAGCCGCATACAAAGAAATGGTCCAGAAAAATCGCTTCCTTCGATGGCTATATCTTCGTTACACCTGAGTATAATCATGCTACTTCCGGGGCACTCAAGAACGCAATCGATTATCTATATAATGAGTGGAACAATAAGGCTGCTGGTTTTGTAGGATATGGTGCTGCAGGAGGTATCAGTGCAGTTGAGAATCTTAGGCTGATTATGGGTGAACTTCAGGTGGCTGACGTACGCGCCCAAGTTCGACTTTCGCTCTTTACCGATTTTGAAAATTTTAGTGACTTTAAACCTGCATCTCATCAGGTATCTTCCGTTGATACGATGATGGACCAGGTAATCGCCTGGAGCGATGCATTGAGTATTCTACGAAATAAATGA